Proteins from a genomic interval of Tistrella mobilis:
- a CDS encoding type VI secretion system Vgr family protein yields METDEGAGMMEGGLGSLGGAPISSAPIQDGRLLVLDTSLGRDVFLLEKLEGFEALSTLFRFELRVRATREDVAPDELIGRPVGFSLELPAGSAGGDRRHWCGIVTELSADEAVARGRRAYTLVVRPWTWLLTQTSDCRIFQDMTSLEIMRRIFTENGFQDFDFGGVINTPPKRDYCVQYRETDFDFVARLMEEDGLFWTFRHREDAHLLVVADGVHAYQPAPDEVLRFAPTDIDLNGVIRWDRHFRFVTGAVARSDYDYEAPEVDLAGRAGSVAGLTTNGPYEIYDWHGRHLTPESGRRGAARWMAAIESDVDHVEALATNRCLAPGDMFTLTGHPSEIENGGPHVVTAVSHRASAEGYEVGTAGDAPRYAAEFRAIPAATRYVTPETTPRPTIDGVQTATVVGPKGEEIHTDRYGRIKVRFPWDRYATGDDRSSCWIRVMQPWGGRGMGVQTIPRIGMEVMVAFIEGDPDRPLVVGTVPNAETMPPLTLPATKTRTSFKSTTSPGGGGFNELSFEDLAGAEELLFRAERDHARMAGRNRMINTANVSTEDTNTLWGSAVGNSEVVKTRANVLIQHVMSRIILDGERVRFEHTNGHFFDLSAEGISFSSTNKLLQVRNTDNFIFVNKDGVVRKGKVLLDEDAGGTSSVTISADGVGSNGPLVMLNCGPAYGDYVQNQPATPGTEGDREAWKAEGEAWAGTRDGDGGTARVMGGEGSVTADDGRVEAEFKGGGAFLDGKLEGEYGSIGGSLDVMAAEGKGHAGITPFGAGAYGEASATMATMRGEATLGDMSSFGGKAAGEFRQMQAKAKGDVLLGHDGRRTGFALGGTASAVAAEGVVEGGLSIPLGWLPGVPDDWTAQINATGSASAGSAALSGGGFGYYDNVDGRLHVGSYAKLGTVFGLGYRLNGSIGPAGQK; encoded by the coding sequence ATGGAGACCGATGAGGGAGCCGGAATGATGGAAGGTGGTCTCGGAAGCCTGGGAGGGGCGCCTATATCCTCGGCGCCGATCCAGGACGGCCGGCTGCTGGTGCTGGACACGAGCCTTGGCCGCGACGTCTTCCTGCTGGAAAAGCTGGAGGGGTTCGAGGCGCTGTCCACCCTGTTCCGCTTCGAGCTGCGGGTGCGGGCAACGCGCGAGGATGTGGCGCCCGACGAGCTGATCGGCCGGCCGGTGGGGTTCTCGCTGGAACTGCCGGCGGGATCGGCCGGCGGCGACCGGCGCCATTGGTGCGGCATCGTGACCGAGCTTTCCGCCGACGAGGCGGTCGCCCGCGGACGGCGCGCCTATACGCTGGTGGTCAGGCCCTGGACCTGGCTGCTGACCCAGACATCGGACTGCCGGATCTTCCAGGACATGACCAGCCTGGAGATCATGCGCCGGATCTTTACCGAGAACGGCTTTCAGGATTTCGATTTCGGCGGCGTGATCAACACCCCGCCCAAGCGCGATTATTGCGTCCAGTATCGCGAGACCGATTTCGACTTCGTCGCCCGGCTGATGGAAGAGGACGGGCTGTTCTGGACCTTCCGCCATCGCGAAGACGCCCATCTGCTGGTGGTGGCCGATGGCGTGCACGCCTATCAGCCGGCGCCGGACGAGGTGCTGCGCTTCGCCCCCACCGATATCGACCTGAACGGGGTGATCCGCTGGGACCGGCATTTCCGCTTCGTGACCGGCGCGGTCGCCCGGTCGGATTATGATTATGAGGCGCCGGAGGTGGATCTTGCCGGCCGGGCCGGATCGGTCGCCGGGCTGACGACCAACGGGCCCTACGAGATCTATGACTGGCATGGCCGGCATCTGACGCCGGAAAGCGGCAGGCGCGGGGCCGCGCGCTGGATGGCGGCGATCGAAAGCGATGTCGACCATGTCGAGGCGCTGGCGACCAATCGCTGCCTGGCGCCGGGCGACATGTTCACCCTGACCGGCCACCCGTCGGAGATCGAGAACGGCGGCCCCCATGTGGTGACGGCGGTGTCGCACCGCGCCAGCGCCGAGGGGTATGAAGTCGGCACCGCCGGAGATGCGCCGCGCTATGCGGCGGAATTCCGCGCCATTCCGGCGGCGACCCGCTATGTGACGCCCGAGACCACGCCGCGCCCCACCATCGACGGCGTCCAGACCGCAACCGTGGTCGGCCCCAAGGGCGAGGAGATCCACACCGACCGCTATGGCCGGATCAAGGTCCGCTTTCCCTGGGATCGCTATGCCACCGGCGACGACCGATCATCCTGCTGGATCCGGGTGATGCAGCCCTGGGGCGGGCGGGGCATGGGGGTGCAGACCATCCCGCGCATCGGCATGGAGGTGATGGTCGCCTTCATCGAGGGCGACCCCGACCGGCCGCTGGTGGTGGGCACCGTGCCCAATGCCGAGACCATGCCACCCCTGACTTTGCCTGCGACCAAGACCCGGACCTCGTTCAAATCCACCACCAGCCCCGGCGGCGGCGGCTTCAACGAGCTGAGCTTCGAAGATCTGGCGGGGGCGGAGGAACTGCTGTTCCGGGCCGAGCGCGACCATGCCCGCATGGCCGGCCGCAACCGCATGATCAACACCGCCAATGTCTCGACCGAGGACACCAACACGCTCTGGGGCAGTGCGGTCGGCAACAGCGAGGTGGTGAAGACCCGCGCCAATGTGCTGATCCAGCATGTGATGAGCCGGATCATCCTGGATGGCGAGCGGGTGCGGTTCGAACATACCAACGGCCATTTCTTCGACCTGTCGGCCGAAGGCATCAGCTTTTCATCGACCAACAAGCTGCTTCAGGTCCGCAACACCGACAATTTCATCTTCGTCAACAAAGACGGGGTGGTGCGCAAGGGCAAGGTGCTGCTGGATGAAGATGCCGGCGGCACATCCTCGGTGACGATTTCCGCCGACGGCGTCGGCAGCAACGGCCCGCTGGTGATGCTGAATTGCGGGCCGGCCTATGGCGATTATGTCCAGAACCAGCCGGCCACACCCGGAACCGAGGGCGACCGCGAGGCCTGGAAAGCCGAAGGCGAGGCCTGGGCCGGCACGCGCGACGGCGATGGCGGCACCGCCCGGGTGATGGGCGGCGAGGGATCGGTCACCGCCGATGACGGCCGGGTGGAGGCGGAGTTCAAGGGGGGCGGGGCCTTCCTGGACGGCAAACTGGAAGGGGAATACGGGAGCATTGGCGGCAGCCTTGACGTCATGGCGGCCGAAGGCAAAGGCCATGCGGGTATTACGCCTTTTGGGGCAGGTGCATATGGGGAAGCGTCGGCGACCATGGCCACCATGCGTGGCGAGGCGACGCTTGGGGACATGTCCTCCTTTGGAGGAAAGGCGGCCGGCGAATTCCGGCAAATGCAGGCCAAAGCCAAGGGCGACGTTCTTCTGGGGCATGATGGCCGGCGAACGGGTTTTGCCTTGGGCGGTACGGCGAGTGCTGTGGCTGCGGAAGGTGTGGTCGAAGGGGGCCTGTCGATACCCCTCGGCTGGCTGCCGGGCGTACCGGATGACTGGACCGCACAGATCAATGCGACCGGCTCTGCATCTGCGGGTTCGGCTGCACTATCGGGAGGTGGCTTTGGCTACTATGATAACGTAGATGGGCGGTTGCATGTCGGCTCTTATGCCAAACTTGGCACGGTGTTCGGCCTGGGCTACCGCCTGAATGGCAGCATCGGCCCGGCGGGGCAAAAATGA
- a CDS encoding formylglycine-generating enzyme family protein, protein MARRWGAERWWLAALALALTAGQVDAAEPWPEKMFNPAPAAGDVVLPMPCGGSMVFRRVAHPADGPLDDVLVEAGDAGAALSPIDGRRIEAVAGGFTDPARPGERYYLLAKYELTEAQRRALLGDCARPTIRTRLPAVEMSWFDAVDLGRRYTEWLMAEAPDALPGRAGMTGFVRLPTEAEWEYAARGGAAVATETFLARHAPMPDGPPSDYAWHQGSRSAGGKLHPVGLLKPDPLGLHDMLGNAAELTQEPFRLNRRGRPHGQAGGLAVRGGDITTPADRLGSADRRELPPFDARTGRPATGRTIGARFAIGLPAVTSQERLGEISAAWERMSEANAMLARIRGEDGGGGDPVARLETLAAGLPDEAARAELAGLGREIREVLAESNAARDRALRAVMNAGALSGYRVRGDALRLAAVARAVDEVARPTLEKMRKQAGSGSRAKAMLAEAEAAVAEMEARRAGLARALARSTEAYVEAVVRLARDYPSAVVARQAAPVRAALVARGATDMAELLDVFLHHVADFGGAGAPDGTAWTADLTRTGGAAAAEEAGVAE, encoded by the coding sequence ATGGCTAGGCGGTGGGGGGCTGAACGGTGGTGGCTGGCGGCGCTTGCCCTGGCGCTGACGGCAGGGCAGGTTGATGCTGCGGAACCGTGGCCGGAAAAGATGTTCAACCCGGCGCCGGCCGCGGGCGATGTGGTGCTGCCCATGCCCTGCGGCGGATCGATGGTGTTCCGGCGCGTGGCCCACCCGGCCGACGGGCCGCTGGACGATGTGCTCGTCGAGGCGGGCGATGCCGGGGCGGCGCTGTCGCCGATCGACGGCCGGCGGATCGAGGCGGTGGCCGGCGGCTTCACCGATCCCGCCCGGCCGGGCGAGCGCTATTACCTGCTGGCCAAATACGAACTGACCGAGGCGCAGCGCCGCGCGCTTCTGGGCGACTGCGCCAGACCCACCATCCGCACCCGCCTGCCGGCGGTGGAGATGAGCTGGTTCGACGCGGTCGATCTGGGCCGGCGCTATACCGAATGGCTGATGGCCGAGGCGCCCGACGCCCTGCCGGGCCGGGCGGGCATGACCGGTTTCGTGCGCCTGCCGACCGAGGCGGAATGGGAATATGCCGCGCGCGGCGGGGCGGCGGTTGCGACCGAAACCTTCCTGGCCCGCCACGCGCCGATGCCGGACGGGCCGCCATCGGATTATGCCTGGCACCAGGGCAGCCGGTCGGCCGGCGGAAAGCTGCACCCGGTGGGGCTGCTGAAACCCGATCCGCTGGGGCTGCACGACATGCTGGGCAATGCCGCGGAGCTGACGCAGGAACCGTTTCGCCTGAACCGCCGCGGCCGGCCGCATGGCCAGGCCGGCGGGCTGGCGGTGCGCGGCGGCGACATCACCACCCCGGCCGACCGGCTGGGCTCGGCCGACCGCCGCGAGCTGCCGCCCTTCGATGCCCGCACCGGCCGGCCCGCCACCGGCCGCACCATCGGCGCGCGCTTCGCGATCGGCCTGCCGGCCGTCACCTCGCAGGAACGGCTGGGCGAGATTTCGGCCGCCTGGGAACGGATGTCCGAGGCCAATGCCATGCTGGCCCGGATCCGCGGCGAAGACGGCGGCGGCGGCGACCCGGTCGCCCGGCTGGAAACCCTGGCCGCGGGCCTGCCCGACGAGGCGGCGCGCGCGGAGCTGGCCGGGCTGGGTCGCGAGATCCGCGAGGTGCTGGCCGAAAGCAATGCCGCCCGCGACCGGGCGTTGCGCGCGGTGATGAATGCGGGCGCGCTGTCGGGCTATCGGGTGCGGGGCGATGCGCTCCGGCTGGCGGCGGTGGCTCGGGCGGTGGACGAGGTGGCGCGGCCGACGCTCGAAAAAATGCGCAAACAGGCGGGGTCGGGCAGCCGTGCCAAGGCGATGCTGGCCGAGGCGGAAGCGGCGGTGGCCGAAATGGAGGCCCGCCGCGCCGGCCTCGCCAGGGCACTCGCCCGGTCGACCGAGGCCTATGTCGAAGCGGTGGTGCGGCTGGCCCGCGACTACCCCTCGGCCGTGGTCGCCCGCCAGGCGGCGCCCGTGCGCGCAGCCCTGGTCGCCCGCGGCGCCACGGACATGGCGGAGCTGCTGGACGTCTTCCTGCACCATGTCGCCGATTTCGGCGGGGCAGGCGCCCCGGACGGCACGGCCTGGACGGCGGACCTGACCCGCACCGGCGGGGCGGCGGCGGCGGAAGAGGCGGGGGTGGCGGAATGA
- a CDS encoding FtsX-like permease family protein yields the protein MPLRAPLPLRLAFQDMVADRRLSLCQILALAAVLAPLLVLFGLREGVIGTMADRLVRDPANRLIVPVASGGFGADDIAAIAADPRTAFVTPETRAIAAGLARLRNRQARTSISGLAIQPTGQGDPMLGRLPAPGAADRLVLSRAAAERLQAGPGTALIAEVSRQRGGRFELARLPVTVVGITDGPVRPETAALVHLDLLTATEDFREGLAVPALGWRGDPPPDRPRRYARFRLYASTIYEVEGLAADTARHLGVELRTNGAEIRRMQALDRNLGRVFWMVAGLAGIGCLVALAANLRAQVERKRRDLAVLRLIGFPARALVVVPLTQAAAFAAGALALAGLAYLGLAAALDRVFAGDLAPGERIARLSAEDFGIWAAVTLAAALLAAGWAGARAAGIAPAEGLRDG from the coding sequence ATGCCCCTGCGCGCCCCTCTACCCCTTCGTCTGGCATTTCAGGACATGGTCGCCGACCGGCGGCTGTCGCTCTGCCAGATTCTGGCGCTGGCGGCGGTGCTGGCGCCGCTGCTGGTGCTGTTCGGCCTGCGCGAAGGCGTGATCGGCACCATGGCCGACCGGCTGGTGCGCGACCCCGCCAACCGGCTGATCGTGCCGGTGGCGAGCGGCGGTTTCGGCGCGGACGACATCGCCGCCATCGCCGCCGATCCGCGCACGGCCTTCGTGACCCCCGAAACCCGGGCGATCGCCGCGGGGCTGGCCCGGCTGCGCAACCGCCAAGCACGCACCTCCATTTCGGGCCTGGCGATCCAGCCGACCGGGCAGGGGGATCCGATGCTGGGCCGCCTGCCGGCGCCCGGGGCGGCCGACCGGCTGGTGCTGAGCCGGGCTGCGGCAGAGAGATTGCAGGCCGGGCCGGGCACGGCCCTGATCGCCGAGGTCAGCCGCCAGCGCGGCGGGCGGTTCGAACTGGCGCGGCTGCCGGTGACGGTCGTCGGCATCACCGACGGGCCGGTGCGGCCCGAAACCGCCGCCCTGGTGCATCTGGACCTGCTGACCGCGACCGAGGATTTCCGCGAGGGGCTGGCGGTGCCGGCGCTGGGCTGGCGCGGCGACCCGCCGCCCGACCGGCCGCGGCGCTATGCCCGCTTCCGGCTGTATGCCTCGACGATCTACGAAGTGGAAGGGCTGGCGGCCGATACCGCCCGGCACCTCGGGGTGGAGCTGCGCACCAATGGCGCCGAGATCCGGCGGATGCAGGCGCTGGACCGCAATCTGGGCCGGGTGTTCTGGATGGTGGCGGGGCTGGCCGGGATCGGCTGTCTGGTGGCGCTGGCCGCCAATCTGCGGGCGCAGGTGGAGCGCAAGCGCCGCGATCTGGCGGTGCTGCGGCTGATCGGCTTTCCGGCCCGCGCCCTGGTGGTGGTGCCGCTGACCCAGGCGGCGGCCTTTGCCGCGGGCGCGCTGGCGCTGGCGGGGCTCGCCTATCTGGGGCTTGCCGCGGCACTCGACCGGGTCTTTGCCGGCGATCTGGCGCCGGGGGAGCGGATCGCGCGGCTGAGTGCGGAAGATTTCGGGATCTGGGCGGCGGTGACGCTGGCGGCCGCCCTGCTCGCCGCCGGCTGGGCGGGGGCGCGGGCGGCCGGGATCGCCCCGGCGGAGGGGTTGCGCGATGGCTAG
- a CDS encoding ABC transporter ATP-binding protein yields the protein MTDPIYDIRDLHLARPGYELEVPDFRLARGQVLLLAGESGSGKSTLLNLLAGCLAPDRAAVMRFGAVDLADLWARRQGDALARLRARAIGYVLQTGGLLPYLTVRANIALPAELAGRLDADHLAALAGRLGIGHRLEAKPAALSVGERQRVAIARALAHRPAVLLADEPTAALDPPNADRVFALLLDLVDRTGATAIIASHDWQRLAATGRAMIRHEIAAEGPVVRARFWTEAA from the coding sequence GTGACCGACCCGATCTACGACATCCGCGATCTGCATCTGGCGCGGCCGGGCTATGAGCTGGAGGTGCCGGATTTCCGGCTGGCCCGCGGGCAGGTGCTGCTGCTGGCGGGGGAGAGCGGGTCGGGCAAGAGCACGCTGCTCAACCTGCTGGCCGGTTGTCTGGCGCCCGACCGGGCGGCGGTGATGCGGTTCGGGGCGGTGGATCTGGCGGATCTTTGGGCGCGGCGGCAGGGCGATGCGCTGGCGCGGCTGCGGGCCCGGGCGATCGGCTATGTGCTCCAGACCGGCGGGCTGCTGCCCTATCTGACGGTGCGGGCCAATATCGCGCTCCCGGCCGAGCTGGCGGGGCGCCTGGATGCCGATCATCTGGCGGCGCTGGCCGGGCGGCTGGGGATCGGCCATCGGCTGGAGGCGAAGCCGGCGGCGCTGTCGGTGGGCGAACGCCAGCGGGTGGCGATCGCCCGCGCGCTGGCCCATCGCCCGGCGGTGCTGCTGGCCGACGAGCCGACCGCGGCGCTGGACCCGCCGAATGCCGACCGGGTTTTCGCCCTGCTGCTGGATCTGGTGGACCGCACCGGCGCCACCGCGATCATCGCCAGCCATGACTGGCAGCGGCTGGCGGCGACCGGGCGCGCGATGATCCGCCACGAGATCGCGGCCGAGGGGCCGGTGGTGCGGGCGCGGTTCTGGACGGAGGCCGCGTGA
- a CDS encoding vWA domain-containing protein produces MLKTLTMATALALLPVIGLAQSAPERRPLLMAGKSTLEQRVLTRPGAVPVARPGADAPEGAAAIPPLSLLFVYGRETAGGEDWVEVGRGGRSVPVGWVPARTVIDWKQNLVVAFTDRVNRNRALFFKDGEDLRRIVEEEDAGAFARDTLTAIQTGTLAADAPVIAAEPPAHVDISRQFYLLPILDWQEVWFPDGFQALALNVAATSEGADAPETAPEAAPEPDVVAEGYRTGVVFVVDTSISFDRYIRAAERVMTGVRDRLVKEFGPAAPRFGLVGFRDVMEDGSPDGYVSKVFAEPVADPDQADFLTALGRLEASTVSNRDFREDAYAGLRTAIEGVDWGDAEGRFVVLITDASPRTGAQDGGASGLGTEQLRLLARANRTAIAAVHLETPAGAEDHARAAAAYRDLTDYPNIGSLYFPVAGGDVAAYEAVVERLATTIAQGMRPDTAPAEVTPAPAPVAEALERTGLVGQAMRLAWAGAQQGSRPPELFQAWVADRDLANPASKALDVRVLITRNQLSDLQATLQAILEAGEATRIAPGDFFGALQGAAAAMSRRPDRVAGAEARRLADTGLIGEYLEGLPYRSRVLELTEDDWLAWSFGQQREFLDDLAAKIRLYRAIHDDADLWIALDDDRAGGAAVYPIALDALP; encoded by the coding sequence ATGTTGAAGACGCTGACCATGGCCACGGCCCTGGCGCTGCTGCCTGTCATTGGCCTGGCGCAATCCGCGCCCGAGCGGCGGCCCCTGCTGATGGCGGGGAAATCGACCCTGGAACAGCGGGTGCTGACCCGACCGGGGGCCGTGCCGGTGGCGCGGCCGGGGGCGGATGCGCCGGAGGGCGCTGCGGCGATCCCGCCGCTCAGCCTGCTCTTCGTCTATGGGCGCGAGACGGCGGGCGGGGAAGACTGGGTGGAGGTCGGCCGCGGCGGCCGGTCGGTGCCGGTCGGCTGGGTGCCGGCCAGAACGGTGATCGACTGGAAGCAGAACCTGGTGGTGGCCTTCACCGACCGGGTCAACCGCAACCGGGCGTTGTTCTTTAAGGATGGGGAAGATCTGCGTCGGATCGTCGAGGAAGAGGATGCCGGCGCTTTCGCCCGCGACACGCTGACCGCGATCCAGACCGGCACGCTGGCGGCCGATGCGCCGGTGATCGCGGCCGAACCGCCCGCCCATGTCGACATCTCGCGGCAGTTCTATCTGCTGCCGATCCTGGACTGGCAGGAGGTCTGGTTCCCCGACGGCTTCCAGGCGCTGGCGCTGAATGTGGCGGCGACCTCGGAGGGGGCAGACGCGCCCGAAACGGCGCCTGAAGCGGCACCAGAGCCCGATGTCGTCGCGGAAGGCTACCGCACCGGGGTGGTGTTCGTTGTCGATACCAGCATCTCGTTCGACCGCTATATCCGCGCGGCGGAACGGGTGATGACCGGGGTGCGCGACCGGCTGGTCAAGGAATTCGGGCCCGCCGCACCGCGCTTCGGCCTGGTCGGCTTCCGCGACGTGATGGAGGATGGCAGCCCCGACGGCTATGTCTCGAAGGTTTTCGCCGAACCGGTGGCGGACCCGGATCAGGCGGATTTCCTGACCGCACTCGGCCGGCTGGAGGCGTCGACGGTGTCGAACCGCGACTTCCGCGAGGATGCCTATGCGGGCCTGCGCACCGCGATCGAGGGTGTGGACTGGGGCGATGCCGAGGGGCGTTTCGTGGTGCTGATCACCGATGCAAGCCCGCGGACGGGGGCCCAAGACGGCGGCGCCTCGGGGCTCGGCACCGAACAGCTGCGCCTGCTGGCGCGCGCCAACCGCACCGCGATCGCCGCCGTGCATCTGGAAACCCCGGCCGGGGCGGAAGATCACGCCCGCGCCGCGGCCGCCTATCGCGACCTGACCGATTATCCCAATATCGGGTCGCTGTATTTCCCGGTGGCGGGGGGCGATGTCGCAGCCTATGAGGCGGTGGTCGAGCGGCTGGCGACCACCATCGCCCAGGGCATGCGGCCGGATACGGCACCGGCGGAGGTGACGCCCGCGCCGGCGCCGGTGGCCGAGGCGCTGGAGCGCACCGGGCTGGTCGGCCAGGCGATGCGCCTGGCCTGGGCCGGCGCGCAGCAGGGCAGCCGGCCGCCGGAGCTGTTCCAGGCCTGGGTGGCCGATCGCGACCTCGCCAACCCGGCCTCCAAGGCGCTGGATGTGCGGGTGCTGATCACCCGCAACCAGTTGAGCGACCTTCAGGCGACGCTTCAGGCGATCCTTGAGGCGGGCGAGGCGACGCGGATCGCGCCCGGCGATTTCTTCGGCGCCTTGCAGGGGGCCGCCGCCGCGATGAGCCGCCGGCCCGACCGGGTGGCGGGGGCAGAGGCGCGGCGCCTGGCCGATACCGGGCTGATCGGAGAATATCTCGAAGGCCTGCCCTATCGCTCGCGGGTGCTGGAGCTGACCGAGGATGACTGGCTGGCCTGGAGCTTCGGCCAGCAGCGCGAATTCCTCGACGATCTGGCGGCCAAGATCCGGCTCTACCGGGCCATCCACGACGACGCCGACCTCTGGATCGCACTCGACGACGACCGCGCGGGCGGGGCCGCGGTCTACCCGATCGCGCTGGATGCCCTGCCGTGA